The following coding sequences are from one Rattus norvegicus strain BN/NHsdMcwi chromosome 11, GRCr8, whole genome shotgun sequence window:
- the LOC134480959 gene encoding protein NYNRIN-like, with protein MVAAIAVLIKDAGKLTLGQPLTILAPHAVEALVKQPPDRWLSNSRMTHYQALLLDAERVQFGPVVALNPATLLPLPEEAEQHDCLQIIAEVHGTRPDLSDQPLQNADHTWYTDGSSFLAEGERKAGAAVTTEDKVIWAKALPAGTSAQRAELIALTQALKMAKGHQKGHNPEARGNRLADATAREVAMSKQILPLNSPDQPTPPPVGQTSWVYAHEDIELLKKMGAIYHPQLKQWVYKGKTVMPIKMTFELISFLHKLTHLGFKKMKTLLDREEINLWFLNRDKAIQKVTESCKACAQVNPRRTMIGQGVRPRGHRPGIHWEIDFTEIKPGMYGYKYLLVFVDTFSGWVEAFPTKHETAKMVTKKLLEEIFPRYGMPQALASDNGPAFVSHVSQLVAKLLGIDWKLHCAYRPQSSGQVERMNRTIKETLSKLTLATGSKDWVALLPLVLYRARNTPGPHGLTPFEIMYGAPPPFVHFFDSNIADFTDSPSLRAHLQALQIVQRDVWRPLAAAYQDELEHPVVPHPFQIGDTVWVRRHQTKNLEPRWKGPYTVLLTTPTALKVDGVAAWIHASHVKAVRSEELTNHNTTPQTWRVQRTPNPLKLKLLRGSS; from the exons atggtggctgctattgctgtcctgatcaaggatgctggaaaattgactttgggacagccactcaccatcctagcaccccacgcagtggaggccttggtaaagcagcccccagaccgctggctctctaattcccgcatgacccactaccaagccttgttactggatgcagaacgggttcagtttgggcccgtagtcgccctcaatcctgccaccttgcttcctctaccagaggaggcagaacaacatgactgcctacaaatcatcgcagaagtacatggaaccaggccggacctatcggaccagcctcttcagaatgctgaccacacatggtacacggatggcagcagcttcttggcagagggagagcgaaaggctggagctgcggtcactacggaggacaaagtaaTTTGGgcaaaagccctgcctgctggtacctccgcacaacgggctgaactcatcgccttgactcaggcgctcaagatggcaaaag gacaccagaaggggcacaacccagaggcacgaggaaaccggctggccgatgccacggcgcgagaagtggccatgagcaaacaaatcttgcccttaaatagcccggaccaacccacgcccccaccagtgggacaaaccagttgggtttatgcccatgaggacatagagctcctaaaaaaaatgggggccatctaccaccctcaactaaaacagtgggtctacaaaggaaagacagttatgccaataaaaatgacttttgaattgatctcttTTTTAcacaaattaacccatttggggtttaagaagatgaaaaccttactagatcgggaagagataaatctgtggtttttgaatcgggacaaagcgatacaaaaggtgactgagagttgcaaagcgtgcgctcaggttaacccgcgaaggaccatgattggacaaggagttcgtcctaggggacaccgtcccggcatccattgggaaattgattttactgaaattaaaccaggtatgtatggatacaagtatctcctagtgtttgtagacaccttctcaggatgggtcgaagccttccccacaaagcacgagactgcaaaaatggtcaccaagaagctcctcgaggaaatctttcccaggtatggcatgcctcaagcgttggcgtcggacaacgggcccgctttcgtctcccacgtaagtcagttggtggccaaattgctggggattgattggaaattacattgtgcctatagaccccagagttcaggtcaggtagaacgcatgaatagaacaattaaggagactttatccaaacttacgcttgcaactggctcaaaggattgggtggccctccttcccctagttctctatcgggcccggaataccccgggcccccatggtctaactccttttgaaataatgtatggagcaccacccccatttgtccatttctttgattcaaacattgctgatttcactgacagcccttctctgagggcccatttacaggccctacagattgtgcagagagacgtctggagacctttggccgctgcttaccaggacgagcttgagcatccggtggtgccacacccgttccagattggagacaccgtgtgggtgcgcagacaccagaccaagaatctcgagccacggtggaaaggaccctacaccgtcctcctgactaccccgaccgccctaaaggtagacggagtcgcggcttggatccacgcatcacacgtcaaggcagtccggtctgaggaattgactaatcacaacactacaccccagacatggagagttcagcgcactccaaa